The Limnochorda sp. LNt genome includes a region encoding these proteins:
- the menB gene encoding 1,4-dihydroxy-2-naphthoyl-CoA synthase, producing MPVEWKRSRDYRDILYETAEGMAKITINRPEVRNAFRPETVMELIDAFQAARDDASVGVVILTGAGKEAFCSGGDQRVRGEGGYVGADGIPRLNVLELQRLIRSIPKPVIAMVAGWCIGGGNVLQLVCDLTIAADNAIFGQTGPKVGSFDGGYGAGLLARTVGQKKAREIWYLCRRYTAREALAMGLINAVVPLDQLEEETVRWAKEILEKSPTAIRVLKAAFNAETDGLAGIQELAGNATLLYYLTEEAKEGRNAFLEKRKPDFSRFPRLP from the coding sequence ATGCCGGTGGAGTGGAAGAGGAGCCGCGACTACCGTGACATCCTCTACGAGACGGCCGAGGGGATGGCCAAGATCACCATCAACCGGCCCGAGGTGCGCAACGCCTTTCGCCCCGAGACGGTGATGGAGCTCATCGACGCCTTCCAGGCGGCCCGGGACGACGCGTCCGTGGGGGTCGTCATCCTGACCGGGGCCGGCAAGGAGGCCTTCTGCTCGGGCGGCGACCAGCGGGTGCGCGGCGAGGGCGGCTACGTGGGGGCCGACGGCATCCCCCGGCTCAACGTGCTGGAGCTGCAGCGGCTCATCCGCTCCATCCCCAAGCCGGTCATCGCTATGGTGGCGGGCTGGTGCATCGGGGGGGGCAATGTGCTGCAACTGGTCTGCGATCTGACCATCGCCGCCGACAACGCCATCTTCGGCCAGACGGGGCCCAAGGTGGGGAGCTTCGACGGCGGCTACGGGGCGGGCTTGCTGGCCCGCACCGTCGGCCAGAAGAAGGCCCGCGAGATCTGGTACCTCTGCCGGCGCTACACCGCCCGGGAGGCGCTGGCCATGGGGCTCATCAATGCCGTGGTGCCGCTCGACCAGCTCGAAGAGGAGACCGTCCGCTGGGCGAAGGAGATCCTGGAGAAGAGCCCTACCGCCATCCGGGTGCTCAAGGCGGCCTTCAACGCCGAGACCGACGGGCTGGCCGGCATCCAGGAGCTGGCGGGCAACGCGACGCTGCTCTACTACCTCACCGAAGAGGCGAAGGAGGGCCGAAATGCCTTCCTCGAGAAGCGCAAGCCCGACTTCTCCCGGTTCCCCCGGCTCCCCTGA
- a CDS encoding diaminopimelate dehydrogenase encodes MEPCSSPEVARAREANALATRLRAAVIGYGNVGRYAVEAVQEAPDLELAGIVRRDPSDRAGIDPSVAVVGHVSELGRVDVALLCVPTRQVPEVAQRYLAAGINTVDSYDIHGELVDLRRRLDPVAREHGAVAIVSAGWDPGTDSMVRAMLEFMAPRGITYTDFGPGMSMGHSVAVRAIPGVRDAMSLTVPVGQGVHRRLVYVELEPGADLEVVTRRILEDPYFQHDETRVIPVPSVEDVVDMGHGVRMERKGVSGRTHNQRFLFDMRINNPALTAQVMVAAARATFRQRPGAYTMLEVPVIDYLPGDREALLRRLM; translated from the coding sequence ATGGAACCATGCTCGTCGCCTGAGGTCGCACGCGCACGGGAGGCGAACGCATTGGCGACACGTCTTCGGGCAGCCGTCATCGGCTACGGCAACGTGGGGCGCTACGCCGTCGAGGCGGTGCAGGAGGCGCCGGACCTGGAGCTGGCTGGCATCGTGCGCCGCGATCCGTCGGACCGGGCCGGCATCGACCCGTCCGTGGCGGTGGTGGGGCACGTCTCGGAGCTGGGGCGGGTGGACGTGGCGCTTCTGTGCGTGCCGACCCGCCAGGTGCCCGAGGTGGCCCAGCGGTACCTGGCGGCGGGCATCAACACCGTCGACTCCTACGACATCCACGGGGAGCTCGTCGATCTGCGCCGGCGCCTGGACCCGGTCGCCCGCGAGCACGGGGCGGTGGCCATCGTCTCGGCAGGCTGGGATCCGGGCACCGACTCCATGGTGCGGGCCATGCTGGAGTTCATGGCGCCGCGGGGGATCACCTACACCGACTTCGGCCCCGGGATGAGCATGGGCCACTCGGTGGCGGTGCGGGCCATCCCGGGTGTGCGCGACGCCATGTCGCTGACGGTGCCCGTCGGGCAGGGCGTGCACCGCCGCCTGGTCTACGTGGAGCTGGAGCCGGGGGCGGACCTGGAGGTCGTCACCCGGCGCATCCTGGAGGACCCCTACTTCCAGCACGACGAGACCCGGGTCATCCCGGTGCCGTCCGTCGAGGACGTGGTGGACATGGGCCACGGCGTGCGCATGGAGCGCAAGGGCGTCTCGGGGCGCACGCACAACCAGCGGTTCTTGTTCGACATGCGGATCAACAACCCGGCGCTGACCGCACAGGTGATGGTGGCCGCGGCCCGGGCGACCTTTCGCCAGCGGCCGGGGGCGTACACCATGCTCGAGGTGCCTGTCATCGACTACCTGCCGGGGGACCGGGAGGCACTGCTGCGGCGGCTGATGTGA
- a CDS encoding 1,4-dihydroxy-2-naphthoate polyprenyltransferase produces the protein MSRPRAWLMAARIPRCRRPSRRSWRARGRGRAGAAAGGVLAATLAAALLIQIGTNLANDLYDFRRGADRPGRMGPVRVTQAGLLTERDVARGMVAVFGAAVLAGLYLAVVGGWPIVAVGLASIAAGILYTGGPWPLGYHGLGDLFVFVFFGVVAVTGTYYLQTGAVTLGALLVSVPVGLLVTDILVVNNLRDIEQDRRAGKRTLAVRIGERATQIQYAALVAGAFVMPLVLRLAGEAGALFWLPWLSAPLAWRLVRRVLGGERGPGLNEVLKGTGRLLLAYSMLLAVALAWWP, from the coding sequence GTGAGCCGGCCCAGGGCGTGGCTGATGGCGGCACGCATCCCACGCTGCCGGCGGCCATCGCGCCGGTCCTGGCGGGCGCGGGGCCGCGGCCGCGCAGGGGCCGCTGCGGGCGGCGTCCTGGCCGCCACCCTGGCCGCGGCGCTGCTCATCCAGATTGGCACCAACCTGGCCAACGACCTCTACGACTTCCGGCGGGGGGCCGACCGGCCCGGCCGGATGGGGCCGGTGCGGGTGACGCAGGCGGGCCTGCTGACGGAGCGGGACGTGGCGAGGGGCATGGTCGCGGTCTTCGGGGCGGCGGTGCTGGCCGGGCTCTACCTGGCCGTGGTGGGCGGGTGGCCCATCGTGGCGGTGGGGCTCGCCTCCATCGCGGCGGGCATCCTCTACACCGGCGGGCCGTGGCCGCTGGGCTACCACGGTCTGGGCGACCTCTTCGTCTTCGTCTTCTTCGGCGTGGTGGCCGTGACGGGGACCTACTACCTGCAGACCGGGGCCGTGACGCTCGGGGCGCTGCTGGTCTCGGTGCCGGTGGGGCTGCTGGTGACCGACATCCTGGTGGTCAACAACCTGCGCGACATCGAACAGGACCGTCGGGCCGGCAAGCGCACACTGGCCGTGCGGATCGGGGAGCGCGCCACGCAGATCCAGTACGCGGCCCTCGTGGCGGGGGCCTTCGTGATGCCCCTCGTGCTGCGTCTGGCGGGGGAGGCGGGCGCGCTCTTCTGGCTGCCGTGGCTGAGCGCCCCTCTGGCGTGGCGGCTGGTGCGCCGGGTACTGGGGGGCGAGCGCGGCCCGGGCCTCAACGAGGTGCTCAAGGGCACGGGGCGGCTGCTGCTGGCCTACAGCATGCTGCTGGCCGTAGCGCTGGCGTGGTGGCCGTGA
- the menE gene encoding o-succinylbenzoate--CoA ligase has protein sequence MVAVRLADWLARRAASDGPRLAVVAGDARWSFAELDRRASATARRLVALGVRPGDRVALLLPNGPEWAELVFGVGRAGGVLVPLNVRLAPAELAWQVGQVAPRLLLHSSATERLARSALEAVPGAGRDASAGADGSDGASRKVPGVQAVMALSVEELATVPEGPGTGEPRPVALEEPHSILFTSGTTGRPKAVVLTYGNLWWSAVGSALNLGVHRDDRWLANLPLFHVGGLSILVRSVIYGTAAVVHERFDPEAANRAVDEEGVTLLSLVATTLARMLEARGERRFPPSLRTALVGGGPTPPVLLERARRLGMPVAPTYGLTEAASQVTTLAPWEAARKPGSSGRPLLPTEVRIDRDGRPAAPGEIGEILVRGPTVSPGWLAGPQGPLSPLVDADGWLHTGDLGHLDDEGYLYVVDRRDDLIVSGGENVYPAEVEAALLSHPAVEEAGVVGVPDPLWGQVPVAMVRLKPGQDVSPEALVAHCEARLARYKRPRVVRIVEEPLPRNAAGKLQRHRLRERWDVLRTAG, from the coding sequence GTGGTGGCCGTGAGGCTGGCCGACTGGCTGGCCCGCCGGGCGGCCAGCGACGGGCCGAGGCTCGCGGTCGTGGCGGGCGACGCGAGGTGGAGCTTCGCCGAGCTGGACCGGCGGGCGAGCGCCACGGCGCGGCGGCTGGTGGCCCTCGGCGTGCGGCCCGGGGACCGCGTGGCGCTGCTGTTGCCCAACGGGCCCGAGTGGGCGGAGCTCGTCTTTGGGGTGGGGCGGGCCGGCGGGGTCCTGGTGCCGCTCAACGTGCGCCTGGCCCCGGCCGAGCTGGCGTGGCAGGTCGGGCAGGTGGCGCCGCGGCTGCTGCTCCACTCGTCCGCCACGGAGCGGCTAGCGCGAAGCGCCCTGGAGGCCGTGCCCGGGGCCGGGCGCGATGCGAGTGCGGGAGCCGACGGGAGCGACGGGGCCTCCCGGAAAGTCCCGGGCGTGCAGGCCGTCATGGCACTGTCGGTAGAGGAGCTGGCGACGGTCCCGGAGGGGCCCGGCACGGGGGAGCCGCGGCCCGTCGCCCTGGAGGAGCCGCACAGCATCCTCTTCACGTCGGGCACCACCGGCAGGCCCAAGGCCGTCGTGCTGACGTACGGCAACCTGTGGTGGAGCGCGGTGGGCTCCGCCCTCAACCTGGGCGTCCACCGCGACGACCGGTGGCTGGCCAACCTGCCGCTGTTTCACGTGGGGGGCCTCTCCATCCTGGTGCGCAGCGTCATCTACGGGACGGCGGCGGTGGTGCACGAGAGATTCGACCCCGAGGCGGCCAACCGGGCGGTGGACGAGGAGGGCGTCACGCTGCTGTCGCTGGTGGCGACGACCCTGGCACGCATGCTGGAGGCGAGGGGGGAGCGGCGCTTCCCACCGTCGCTTCGGACAGCGCTCGTGGGCGGGGGCCCTACCCCGCCCGTGCTGCTGGAGCGCGCCCGGCGTCTTGGCATGCCCGTCGCCCCGACCTACGGCCTGACGGAGGCGGCCTCGCAGGTGACGACACTGGCCCCTTGGGAGGCCGCGCGCAAGCCGGGCTCGTCCGGGCGTCCTTTGCTGCCGACGGAGGTGCGCATCGATCGGGACGGGCGGCCGGCGGCGCCGGGGGAGATCGGGGAGATCCTGGTGCGGGGGCCCACCGTCAGCCCGGGCTGGCTGGCGGGCCCCCAGGGCCCGCTGTCGCCGCTGGTCGACGCGGACGGCTGGCTGCACACGGGCGACCTGGGCCATCTCGACGACGAGGGCTACCTTTACGTGGTGGACCGCCGCGACGACCTGATCGTCAGCGGCGGCGAGAACGTCTACCCCGCGGAGGTGGAGGCGGCGCTCTTGAGCCACCCCGCGGTGGAGGAGGCGGGCGTGGTGGGCGTGCCGGATCCGCTTTGGGGGCAGGTGCCGGTGGCGATGGTGCGGCTCAAGCCGGGCCAGGACGTCTCCCCCGAGGCGCTCGTCGCGCACTGCGAGGCGCGCCTGGCCCGTTACAAGCGGCCCCGGGTCGTGAGGATCGTGGAGGAGCCCCTCCCCCGCAACGCGGCCGGCAAGCTGCAGCGCCATCGCCTCCGGGAGCGGTGGGACGTCCTGCGGACGGCCGGGTAG
- the menD gene encoding 2-succinyl-5-enolpyruvyl-6-hydroxy-3-cyclohexene-1-carboxylic-acid synthase: MRPSEETWRYVDAFVQGLVDAGVRHICLAPGSRSTPLAVVLAARPELRLWPHVDERSCGFFALGLARALGGQPVAVACTSGTAAANLYPAVVEARYGRVPLVVLTADRPPELRGVGASQTIDQLGLYGSHVKWWVDAALPEATPPMLRYAAMLGARAARTAVAAPAGPVHLNFPFREPLLPQRPDGESAERQHAAGVVDPMASRASGAPSGVERTVDPATVERLVDALRSSARPLLVVGPQEDPALAAAAVRLARSLRAPLLADPLSQARWGRHELDAIIDAYDLLLRDEILAASLRPGLVLRMGAAPVSKALLAYLERHADVRQLVLDVPGGWRDPLLTGEPLWAADPAALLAHAAGRLEGSGAEAGRLEDRGEVAADPAWLARWKALQQAARGAVRRVLAAEASVSEPGAVVSLLRAMPDGATLYVGNSMPVRDLDAVGEADGRIVRVLANRGTSGIDGVVSAALGAAAGTRDGPVALIIGDLSFYHDLNGLLAARLHGLSLTVLLLHNDGGGIFSLLSQAQLPEADFERLFATPTGLDFRPAVEMYGGRWASAATPSQLERELQRALREGGLQVVEVRTDRRANARYHHRLWSEALEAARRAVAAP; encoded by the coding sequence GTGCGGCCATCTGAGGAGACCTGGCGCTACGTGGACGCCTTCGTGCAGGGACTCGTCGACGCAGGCGTGCGGCACATCTGCCTGGCGCCCGGCTCGCGCTCGACACCCCTGGCGGTGGTGCTGGCGGCGCGCCCGGAGCTGCGGCTGTGGCCCCACGTCGACGAGCGGTCGTGCGGCTTCTTCGCCCTGGGGCTGGCGCGGGCTCTCGGCGGGCAGCCGGTGGCGGTGGCGTGCACGTCCGGCACGGCCGCGGCCAACCTCTACCCCGCCGTCGTCGAGGCGCGCTACGGGCGCGTCCCCCTGGTGGTGCTGACGGCGGACCGGCCACCCGAGCTGCGGGGGGTCGGCGCCTCGCAGACCATCGACCAGCTCGGCTTGTACGGCTCCCACGTCAAGTGGTGGGTCGACGCCGCCCTGCCCGAGGCCACGCCGCCGATGCTCCGCTATGCGGCCATGCTGGGCGCCAGGGCGGCGAGGACGGCGGTGGCCGCTCCAGCCGGCCCCGTGCACCTCAACTTTCCCTTTCGGGAGCCGCTCCTGCCTCAGCGGCCGGACGGGGAGAGCGCCGAGCGGCAGCATGCGGCAGGCGTCGTCGACCCCATGGCCTCGAGGGCGTCCGGCGCGCCGTCGGGGGTCGAGAGGACGGTCGACCCGGCGACGGTCGAGCGGCTGGTCGACGCGTTGCGCTCGAGCGCGCGCCCGCTGCTGGTCGTGGGCCCCCAGGAAGATCCCGCCCTCGCCGCGGCGGCCGTCCGGCTGGCCCGAAGCCTGCGGGCGCCCTTGCTGGCGGACCCGCTGTCGCAGGCCCGGTGGGGGCGGCACGAGCTCGACGCCATCATCGACGCCTACGACCTGCTGCTTCGCGACGAGATCCTCGCCGCCTCGCTGCGCCCGGGGCTGGTCTTGCGCATGGGCGCCGCCCCGGTCTCCAAGGCGCTGCTCGCCTACCTCGAGCGGCACGCCGACGTGCGGCAACTCGTGCTGGACGTGCCCGGCGGGTGGCGGGATCCCCTGCTTACGGGGGAGCCGCTATGGGCCGCCGACCCGGCCGCCCTGCTGGCGCATGCGGCCGGACGCCTGGAAGGGTCGGGGGCCGAGGCCGGGCGGCTGGAGGATCGAGGCGAGGTGGCTGCGGATCCGGCGTGGCTGGCCCGGTGGAAGGCGCTGCAGCAGGCCGCCCGCGGCGCCGTCCGGCGGGTGCTGGCCGCCGAGGCGTCGGTCTCCGAGCCAGGGGCGGTGGTGTCGCTGTTGCGGGCGATGCCGGACGGGGCGACGCTCTACGTCGGCAACAGCATGCCGGTGCGGGACCTCGACGCCGTCGGCGAGGCGGACGGCCGCATCGTCCGGGTCCTGGCCAACCGCGGGACCAGCGGCATCGACGGCGTGGTCTCCGCCGCGCTCGGCGCCGCGGCCGGCACCCGCGACGGCCCGGTGGCCCTGATCATCGGCGACCTCTCCTTCTACCACGACCTCAACGGGCTGCTCGCGGCCCGGCTGCATGGCCTGTCGCTGACGGTGCTGCTGCTCCACAACGACGGCGGGGGCATCTTCTCGCTGCTGTCGCAGGCCCAGCTGCCCGAGGCGGACTTCGAACGCCTCTTCGCCACCCCCACGGGGCTGGATTTCCGTCCGGCGGTGGAGATGTACGGCGGACGGTGGGCCAGCGCGGCCACGCCCTCGCAGCTCGAGCGGGAGCTGCAGCGAGCCCTTCGCGAGGGCGGCCTGCAGGTGGTGGAGGTGCGCACCGATCGGCGCGCCAACGCCCGCTACCACCACCGGCTCTGGAGCGAGGCGCTCGAGGCGGCCCGGCGGGCGGTGGCGGCCCCGTGA
- a CDS encoding isochorismate synthase produces MEETIGRAVQTAASRARQTGRPVLASVVLPLADRLPGGAWAAAACEALGSEPRVVMVAPDGGPALVGFGVAWQLTAEGPERFETVRRDFSRLAASAVRIAGDSAQDGEPGTGLVAAGAFRFDPERPVDPGWEGIPDAAFVVPRLLLTWVAPSGPVYLTVNVPVRPDTDVETAVARASTEARALVRAMQVAHPIEPTWEGEGPEGQAPAAAGRRWEADHVVPDGKDAEVRRWQARVGLAVQAIRQGSLDKVVLARSEEVRATGPFDLRQLVRALAGQCSSSARFLLSFGTARGQGWWVGASPEVLAACRAGTELRTVALAGSAPRGATPQEDAALGESLLANPKQQAEHRWVVEAVREALAPLAASLEVPQSPRLLKLPYVQHLCTPITSRLRPGRSLLDVVAALHPTPAVGGHPREAALRWLREHEDLDRGWYAAPVGWWDAAGNGEFWVAIRSARLWVDDGGGPIRATLFAGCGIVADSDPHDEWVESALKLRAMRQLLAQAGLLGKAEKEEVGARRAAI; encoded by the coding sequence ATGGAGGAGACGATCGGGCGGGCGGTGCAGACCGCAGCGAGCCGGGCGAGGCAGACGGGCCGGCCGGTGCTGGCCAGCGTCGTCCTGCCCCTGGCCGACCGCCTGCCGGGCGGCGCCTGGGCGGCGGCCGCGTGCGAGGCTCTCGGCTCCGAGCCGCGTGTCGTGATGGTGGCCCCGGACGGCGGGCCCGCCCTGGTCGGGTTCGGCGTGGCGTGGCAGCTTACGGCCGAGGGACCGGAGCGGTTCGAGACGGTCCGGCGGGACTTCTCCCGGCTCGCCGCGTCTGCGGTGCGCATCGCGGGGGACAGCGCGCAGGACGGAGAGCCTGGTACGGGACTCGTGGCGGCCGGCGCCTTCCGCTTCGACCCGGAGCGCCCCGTCGACCCGGGCTGGGAGGGCATCCCCGACGCGGCGTTCGTCGTGCCCCGGCTCCTCCTGACCTGGGTGGCGCCTTCGGGCCCGGTGTACCTGACCGTCAACGTCCCCGTGAGGCCGGACACGGACGTCGAGACGGCGGTGGCCCGTGCATCGACCGAGGCACGCGCCCTGGTGCGAGCCATGCAGGTCGCCCATCCCATCGAGCCCACTTGGGAGGGCGAGGGTCCCGAGGGCCAGGCGCCCGCTGCCGCCGGTCGGAGATGGGAAGCTGACCATGTGGTGCCCGACGGAAAGGACGCCGAGGTGCGGCGGTGGCAGGCCCGGGTAGGCCTGGCCGTGCAGGCCATCCGCCAGGGCTCGCTCGACAAGGTGGTGCTGGCCCGCAGCGAGGAGGTCCGGGCGACCGGGCCGTTCGATCTGCGGCAGCTAGTGCGAGCCCTGGCGGGCCAGTGCTCGTCGAGTGCGCGCTTCTTGCTCTCGTTCGGCACCGCCCGGGGTCAGGGGTGGTGGGTAGGTGCGTCGCCCGAGGTCCTGGCGGCCTGCCGGGCAGGGACGGAGCTTCGCACCGTGGCCCTCGCCGGCTCGGCGCCGAGGGGGGCGACGCCGCAGGAGGACGCCGCCCTCGGAGAGTCCCTGCTGGCCAACCCCAAGCAGCAGGCCGAACACCGGTGGGTGGTGGAGGCCGTGCGCGAGGCCCTCGCGCCCCTGGCCGCCTCGCTCGAGGTGCCCCAGTCCCCCCGTCTTCTGAAGCTCCCCTACGTACAGCACCTGTGCACGCCCATTACCAGCCGGCTGCGCCCCGGGCGTTCGCTCCTCGACGTGGTGGCGGCCCTCCACCCCACCCCGGCCGTCGGCGGTCACCCGAGGGAGGCGGCTCTGCGGTGGCTGCGGGAGCACGAGGACCTGGATCGGGGCTGGTACGCCGCCCCGGTGGGCTGGTGGGACGCCGCGGGCAACGGGGAGTTTTGGGTCGCCATCCGCTCCGCCCGCCTCTGGGTGGACGACGGCGGGGGCCCTATCCGCGCCACCCTCTTCGCGGGCTGCGGCATCGTGGCCGACTCCGATCCCCACGACGAGTGGGTCGAGTCGGCGCTCAAGCTTCGGGCGATGCGCCAGCTGCTGGCGCAGGCGGGGCTTCTTGGCAAGGCTGAGAAAGAGGAGGTCGGGGCGCGCCGTGCGGCCATCTGA
- a CDS encoding winged helix-turn-helix domain-containing protein: MSRDDTGRWVPAAALRRLVLAQSGLLRWSRGQGRRGRHAEGAPWREQLRGEDGVHQAVRRLEAVQLDPVAIVERNHHLVLRNRVATYRPEHLEALYRRKLVFEYWANARCILPIEDYPLFQPIRERLRARRPEQEPVLEAAMRHVRERLAAEGPLPARRLESGDRVPGYWDLDAAKTKATSQALEHLWETGEVVVAYRPGDQRHFALAAEWLGQVEGVDSWEPLLHKYLRAYGVAHTGDLRFGWRSWPAAERKQAAERLVAQGTLTAVRVEGVRRTYYVLSELVPLMAALADATVAPDVYLLPPLDNVLWSRERVADLFGFHYTWEIYLPPAKRRSGPYTMPVLEGDRFIGRLDARLDRGQGVLRVQRLTFEPDVEPSPERRARVWSGVEALAEDLGATRVDGPMP; encoded by the coding sequence GTGAGCCGCGACGACACCGGGCGATGGGTCCCGGCAGCCGCGCTCCGGCGCCTCGTGCTCGCCCAAAGCGGCCTGTTGCGATGGAGCCGGGGGCAAGGCCGGCGCGGACGTCACGCCGAGGGCGCCCCGTGGCGAGAGCAGCTACGCGGCGAGGACGGCGTGCACCAAGCGGTGCGCCGCCTCGAGGCGGTCCAGCTCGATCCCGTCGCCATCGTCGAGCGCAACCATCACCTCGTGCTCCGAAACCGCGTGGCCACCTATCGTCCCGAGCACCTGGAGGCCCTGTACCGCCGCAAGCTCGTCTTCGAGTACTGGGCCAACGCCCGCTGCATCCTTCCCATCGAGGACTACCCGCTCTTCCAACCCATCCGCGAGAGATTGAGGGCCAGGCGACCCGAGCAGGAGCCCGTGCTGGAGGCGGCCATGCGCCACGTCCGGGAGCGCCTCGCAGCCGAAGGCCCGCTCCCGGCCCGGCGCCTCGAATCCGGGGACCGGGTGCCCGGCTACTGGGATCTGGATGCTGCGAAGACCAAGGCCACCTCGCAGGCGCTGGAGCATCTGTGGGAGACGGGCGAGGTGGTGGTGGCCTACCGGCCGGGAGACCAACGTCACTTCGCCCTGGCCGCCGAGTGGTTGGGACAGGTGGAGGGCGTGGATTCCTGGGAGCCCCTGCTGCACAAGTACCTGAGGGCGTACGGGGTGGCCCACACCGGTGACCTCCGGTTCGGCTGGCGCAGCTGGCCGGCCGCTGAGCGCAAGCAGGCGGCCGAACGCCTGGTGGCGCAGGGGACCCTGACGGCGGTGCGCGTCGAGGGCGTGCGGCGCACCTACTACGTGCTCTCGGAGCTCGTACCCCTGATGGCGGCACTCGCCGACGCGACCGTGGCACCCGACGTGTACCTGCTACCACCTCTCGACAACGTGCTGTGGAGCCGGGAGCGCGTGGCCGACCTGTTCGGCTTTCACTACACCTGGGAGATCTACCTCCCACCAGCCAAGCGCCGCTCCGGCCCTTACACCATGCCGGTGCTCGAGGGGGACCGCTTCATCGGGCGGCTCGACGCCAGGCTCGACCGAGGCCAAGGGGTGCTGCGGGTCCAGCGCCTGACCTTCGAGCCCGATGTAGAACCCTCGCCAGAGCGGCGGGCGCGGGTCTGGTCGGGCGTGGAGGCCCTCGCCGAAGACCTCGGGGCCACTCGCGTCGATGGGCCGATGCCATGA
- the menH gene encoding 2-succinyl-6-hydroxy-2,4-cyclohexadiene-1-carboxylate synthase gives MGVDGLHLHVEAAGSPEAGRPAVLLLHGFTGSTRTWRRHLVRLAQARGAALAVDLVGHGRTEAPRTPSRYTFSSVVADLLGMLDALELASVDLVGYSMGGRVAMHLVLAAPSRVRALVLESASPGIEDPDERARRRVHDEALAELLESEGIEAFVRVWEAQPLFASQARLAPAVREAIRRERLAQRPHGLALALRGLGAGVQAPLWEALRGLARPVLVMAGAEDARYCEIARRMGATLPDARVVIVEGAGHAVHLERPEAFGSAVVAFLAEVDGRPPTSSGR, from the coding sequence GTGGGGGTCGACGGCCTGCACCTCCACGTGGAGGCAGCCGGGTCGCCCGAGGCGGGGCGTCCTGCTGTGCTGCTGCTCCACGGCTTCACCGGGAGCACCCGCACGTGGCGGCGTCATCTCGTGCGCCTGGCTCAGGCGAGGGGGGCCGCCCTGGCCGTCGACCTGGTCGGGCACGGGCGGACCGAGGCGCCCCGCACTCCCTCCCGCTACACCTTTTCGAGCGTGGTCGCCGATTTGCTCGGTATGCTCGACGCCCTCGAGCTGGCCAGCGTAGACCTCGTCGGCTACTCGATGGGCGGGCGGGTGGCCATGCACCTGGTGCTGGCAGCGCCGTCGCGGGTGCGGGCCCTGGTGCTGGAGAGCGCCTCGCCGGGCATCGAGGATCCGGATGAGCGCGCCCGGCGACGGGTACACGACGAGGCCCTGGCCGAGCTGCTGGAGAGCGAGGGGATCGAGGCTTTCGTGCGGGTCTGGGAGGCCCAGCCCCTTTTCGCCAGCCAGGCCCGGCTGGCTCCGGCGGTGCGCGAGGCCATCCGCCGGGAACGCCTGGCGCAGCGGCCGCACGGGCTCGCGCTGGCCCTGAGGGGACTGGGGGCGGGGGTGCAGGCGCCGCTCTGGGAGGCGCTGCGGGGGCTCGCCCGCCCCGTGCTGGTGATGGCGGGAGCAGAGGACGCCCGCTACTGCGAGATCGCTCGCCGGATGGGCGCGACGTTGCCCGATGCCCGGGTCGTCATCGTCGAGGGCGCCGGGCACGCCGTGCACCTGGAGCGCCCGGAGGCATTCGGGTCGGCCGTGGTGGCCTTCCTGGCGGAGGTCGACGGCCGGCCGCCCACATCGTCAGGGAGGTGA
- a CDS encoding substrate-binding domain-containing protein, translating to METRRVTLKELASHLGLSITTVSRALAGYDDVSAATRRRVVEAARRLGYRPDPLGQRLRKGRTEAVGLVIPTPPGHFGDPFFLELAASLGESLQAHGLDLLVTACAPGPSELECYRRLVEGRRVDALVLARTRRHDERIRYLASRGVPFVCHGRSELALSFPYLDVDGEQGFLEATRHLIRLGHRRIGLINAPPELNFSRFRARGYARALEEAGIAWDDALVVTGDLTEEGGYRAARELLARPSRPTAVLCANDWMAIGAMHAAREEGMQPGEDLAVIGYDDIPVARFTHPPLTTLRQPIREAGRRLTEMLVAFMAGTPAEALQEVWVPELVVRGSDGPPRAPAADRGAAKTAMGGE from the coding sequence TTGGAAACCCGACGAGTGACCCTCAAGGAGCTCGCAAGCCATCTAGGACTCTCCATCACGACGGTTTCTCGCGCACTCGCCGGCTACGACGACGTGAGCGCAGCCACGCGGCGGAGGGTCGTCGAGGCCGCCCGCCGGCTGGGCTATCGGCCGGATCCCCTGGGGCAACGCCTGCGCAAGGGTCGCACCGAGGCGGTCGGGCTCGTCATCCCAACGCCACCCGGGCACTTCGGCGACCCCTTCTTCCTCGAGTTGGCGGCGAGCCTCGGCGAGAGCCTCCAGGCGCATGGCCTGGACCTCCTGGTGACGGCGTGCGCACCGGGCCCATCGGAGCTCGAATGCTACCGCCGCTTGGTGGAGGGGCGGCGCGTCGACGCCCTGGTGCTAGCGCGTACCCGCCGCCACGACGAGCGCATCCGCTACCTGGCGTCGCGAGGCGTTCCCTTCGTCTGCCACGGCCGCAGCGAGCTGGCCCTCTCCTTTCCGTACCTGGACGTGGACGGGGAGCAGGGCTTCCTCGAGGCGACACGCCACCTGATCCGGCTGGGACACCGGCGCATCGGCCTCATCAACGCCCCGCCCGAGCTCAACTTCAGCCGCTTCAGGGCCCGGGGCTACGCCCGCGCGCTGGAGGAGGCGGGCATCGCCTGGGACGACGCCCTGGTGGTGACGGGCGACCTGACGGAGGAGGGAGGCTACCGGGCCGCCCGCGAGCTCCTGGCGCGGCCCAGCCGCCCGACGGCCGTGCTGTGCGCCAACGACTGGATGGCCATCGGGGCGATGCATGCGGCTCGAGAGGAGGGGATGCAGCCGGGAGAGGACCTGGCGGTCATCGGCTACGACGACATCCCGGTGGCCCGCTTCACTCACCCCCCGCTGACGACGCTGCGCCAGCCCATCCGGGAGGCGGGTCGGCGCCTGACGGAGATGCTGGTGGCCTTCATGGCGGGCACACCGGCCGAGGCGTTGCAAGAGGTGTGGGTACCCGAGCTGGTGGTGCGGGGCTCGGACGGGCCGCCGCGCGCACCGGCTGCCGACCGCGGTGCCGCCAAGACCGCGATGGGAGGGGAGTAA